In Rutidosis leptorrhynchoides isolate AG116_Rl617_1_P2 chromosome 2, CSIRO_AGI_Rlap_v1, whole genome shotgun sequence, one genomic interval encodes:
- the LOC139890512 gene encoding protein LIKE COV 1-like, with amino-acid sequence MAEEKSPSNRDRELLIPVANTAADDDGASPKPSPSSTSTSHNAGRETFSKVVRSWASKKFMTGCVILLPIAITFYITFWFIHFVDGFFSPIYAQLGIDIFGLGFMTSILFIFLVGVFMSSWLGASVLSLGEWFIKRMPFVRHIYNASKQISAAISPDQNTQAFKEVAIIRHPRIGEYAFGFITSSVILQNYSGEEELYSVYVPTNHLYIGDIFLVNSKDVIRPNLSVREGIEIVVSGGMSMPQILSTLDTSVNADRPRNNRS; translated from the exons ATGGCCGAAGAAAAATCACCGAGTAACAGAGATCGGGAGTTGCTTATTCCCGTCGCTAACACCGCCGCAGATGACGACGGTGCGTCCCCCAAACCCTCACCGTCTTCCACTTCAACATCTCATAACGCCGGCCGTGAG ACTTTCTCCAAAGTTGTCAGGAGTTGGGCGTCTAAAAAGTTCATGACGGGATG TGTCATCCTATTGCCAATAGCTATTACTTTCTACATTACATTTTGGTTTATACATTTTGTGGATGGGTTTTTCTCTCCTATCTATGCTCAGCTCGGCATTGATATATTTG GTCTTGGATTTATGACTTCCATCCTATTTATATTTTTGGTCGGGGTGTTTATGTCATCATGGTTGGGTGCATCCGTTCTGAGCCTTGGGGAATGGTTCATCAAACGAATGCCATTTGTTCGCCATATCTACAATGCATCTAAGCAAATTAGTGCTGCCATATCTCCAG ATCAAAACACTCAAGCTTTTAAGGAAGTTGCTATTATTAGGCATCCACGTATTGGTGAATATGCATTTGGGTTTATTACTTCATCCGTCATACTCCAG AATTATTCAGGGGAGGAAGAGCTATATTCAGTATATGTCCCAACAAACCATCTTTATATAGGCGATATCTTCTTGGTCAATTCAAAGGATGTTATCAGACCGAACTTGTCAGTCCGTGAAGGAATTG AAATTGTGGTATCGGGAGGCATGTCTATGCCACAAATACTATCAACACTGGATACAAGTGTTAATGCTGACAGACCTAGAAACAACAGAAGTTGA